AGGATAGGATTCACATATGCCAAAGAAAGTATGCTCTGGATATTCTAAGTGATTTAGGAACCATTGGATCTACACCTGCTAGGATCCCTATGGATCAAAACATCAAATTAGGCAAGGAGGAAGGGGAGCTACTTCCAGAACCAACAATGTACAGAAGGTTAGTTGGTTGATTACTATACTTGACAATAACTAGGCCTGATGTTTCATATGCAGTCTAGTTATTAAGCCAATTCATGGAGAGCCCTCGGGTCCCACATCTACAGCCCTCGGGTCCCACATCTACATGCAGCACACAAGATCTTAAGGTACATCAAGAGAGCACCAGGCCAAGGGTTATTCTATCCAAGAAACTCAAAACTACAGCTACATGGATATAGTGATTCGAATTGGGGAACTTGCCCTGATAGTAGGAGGTATGTGACAGGCTATTGTGTGCTAATTGGTGAATCATTAGTGTCTTTGAAGTCCAATAAACAGCATGTTGTTTCCAGGTCCTCGTCAAAGGCAGAGTATAGGGTCATGGCCAATGTGTGCTGTGAATTGACATGGCTGAAGTACTTATTTGAGGGGACTTACATGTTGAACATTCCCAAGAAGCTTTTCTATACTATGATAATGAATCAGCTTTGTATATAGCCACCAATCCTGTCTTCCATGAGAGGACCAAGCATATAGAGTTTGACTGCCACCTAATTCAAGACAAGATACAAGAAGGGAGCATCATTACAGAACATGTATTTAGCAAATCACAAGTGGCAGACATACTAACCAAGGCTTTGGACTCTCAAAACTTTTACTCTTGTATGTCCAAGATGAGAGTAGCATATATCTACTCTATATCTTGCGGGGGGCTGTTGAAGATCAATGGAGTTGCTGAGTTGGAAAACCAAGAAGCACAGTCACCTCCACCTGCATCACCATTGGACGGTAGGTCAgcaaagaaaggaaaacaatCGTGTAAAGAAATGGGAGAAGAATTCTGAGGAATAAAGTTTATGTCTTATGTGCAAGCCATGTCTAGACCATGTCCAGACCATGTCTGTATTCCACTTTCATTTCTGTAAAAGCAGTGTGTGCAAGGTAGTGGTAGAATGTACACATTGCAGAATTTGTAAGCTAGTGACACATATGTAAGTCTATAAAGAGCAAGCCCTTTTGTACAGAAAGTGCTATAGATCAATATACAAAAcaattcattttagtttttcctTCATCATTCTACTAAGTTCTTAGTGTTTTCCATACATCCACTTGCATTTGCATTTGTTTTACTCTTCGATCGGGTACTTTGTTTATTggaatactaatagtctacaaAATTTATTGGCCTATTAAATATCTTTGTCTAGATGATCTTCCACGTCTTAGCTTTTAAGGTTGTGTAGTTTCGAGTCTGGCTTGtgtgtttttttctcttttttctcacttttatttGAACAAGTTGTACCAAGCTACTTGTGTGAGCATTATAAGGTGTGTTTGGTTAGTGAGGTGATATGAGATCACCCCAAACTAcctcactattattcattactattcactactttttattattattcattacctttttactactatttataatttttttcactgGTTTAGATATAATCTGAGATCCACTCAAAGCAGTTTAAACATAgcctaaaaaattattatgctAACTCATTGTAGGAACCTAACAAATGAATGAGATCTAAGAGATCACTGCACtactattcactactatttaatattttattattacttttttattcttatttattattatttaatttttttattacttttttattactatttatagatcatCTGAGATCACCTCAATATATACCCAAACGTACCCTAAACATCGAGAATGTTAAGAAGATACCATGATATATATTGAAGTTTCGCCTTTACTCTCTCTCTTTAGGTGGGCCAGTCACTAAAGGTTATCTCCATTTTATTTGCCTTTTTGGAACGTAAAAGCACTTTGCCTTCTTATTAGGAActctattatattatacttaaaGACTCTTCCTAATGGTACTTAGTACAAGTTGCTAGCAACGAAAacaaacgtttttttttttttttataagaacaaGAGCCAACAGGCCCctacatattttattaacaatcaatcaatcattacaatatttttacttCAACACGGAATTTTTTATCTATGGAGGACCCTCCTCAATCCATATAGTTTCATCACTACAATCAAGAGCTAATTTGGCCAATGTGGGACTACATTGTTAGTTTCCCTATGAGTAAACTTTACAGACCATTTCACATTATTACCAAGCATTTTCCTAGTATCTTCAATGATAACACTATAATCTATACTCACTTCACCTCCACTATTAGTAGCATTAACCACAACCAGAGAATCACCTTCAAAACCTGCATTTGAACAGCCCAGCTCTAAGCAAAAGAACATAGCCCTTCTCAAAGCATATGCCTCGGCACAAGCAGGTTTCAACAAATTATTCATTCTTAAGCAAATACAAGCAAGAATTTCCCCTTCCGAGTCGCTAACTATAATCCCAATTCCCACCCTTTTATTAGTAGCATCAATGGCAGCATCCCAATTAGATTTACAGACCAATGCATCAGGCTTCTTCCATCTAGCTATAATTATGTTAGACTGAGTAGACATGGAACCAGAATTGGCTTCTCTAAAATCTGCAAAATTCTGTTGAGCAGCACTAATTAAAGCTTTCGGATCTTCAAacttcttttcaaaaataacaGCACTTCTTCTCAACCATATTCTCCTCAAAGTGCATGCCACCAAACCAACCTTCTCCTCCTCCAAACAATAATTCAGCTGCTTCCAAAGCTCCATGAACTCCACTAATGAGCTTGCCCATTTATGAACAGGATTGTTATTTTCTGCCCACACATCTGATGCAGATGGACAACCCCACAAAGCATGTATAGTTGACTCCTCTTCCCTCTCACACATTGGACACAAGCtattatcaattattttcttcttggcCAAGTTCATTCTGGTGGGAAGTAAATCATGACAAGCCTTCCATATAAACTATTTTACCACTCCCTGCACTTTTAACTTCCATATCGATTTCCAACCAAGCTCATTTTCTAGCACATTTGAACTTTCCCCCTTCTCAGCTATCAACCTCAAATGCTCAAGATGATAGACACTCCTTACAGAAAAAAGACCATTATGTGAGTAGCCCCATTTCATTCTATCCTCAGACCCCAACTTGCTAAAAGGAATACTACAGATGGCTTCAGCATCTTCTGCACTGGAAATTTTAGAAATCCACTCTGTCTTCCAATGACTTGTACTCTCATCAATAAGTTGGTTAACACGAGCATCTTCAGCTAGAATTTTCACTGAAGAAGACACCATATGAGAAGAGGATGATGGAATCCATTTATCCTTCCAAACTTAATTTTATTGCCCCTCCTAACTTGCCAAAGACCATAGACTCCTCCATATTATGGAAGGACCATGATCTAATCTAGCTTCCAGCAAGTTCTCCCTCTTGAAATATTTCTCCTTCATAACCCTTGCAACCAAAGAAGAAGGATTATTCAACATCCTCTAAACTTGTTTGACCAACATAGCTTCGTTAAATCTTTCAAGCTCCCTAAAACCCAACCCTCCTCTTTTCTTTGATTCCCCCATCTTTGACCAACTCCTTCAATggattcttttatcattttgcATATGCCCCCACCATAATCTGGCCATAACTGCAGCAGTTTCTTTACACAGTCTCCTTGAAAGCATAAAAACACTCATTGCATATGTTGGGACTGCTTGGGCACCAGCtttcaataaaatttccttCCCTGCCTGTGAAAGGAATGTATTCTTCCAATTATTCACCTTGTGCCATACTCTTTCCTTTAAACTCTTAAAGGTATTATACCTTGATCTACCTACAATAAagggaagaccaagatatttttcaaaattgccTCATATAGCAACTCCTGCAACTTGCTGAATCTGTCTTCTCACTGTCATTGGTGTGTTGGagctaaaaaaatattgtagttTTCTGTCTATTTAGACTCTGTCCTGAAGCCCTCTCATACGTGCTAAGAAGATCTTGAATCTTAAACCACTCAGACAGCTTAGCCCTCCCAAATATGACAAAATCATCAGCAAAGAGTAAATGATTTACTCTTATACCTCTTCTGGTTACTGCAACACCACATATATCACCCCTCCTTTCAGCCATGTCAACAAGAGAACTTAGGGCTTCAGCACAAAGGATAAAGAAATATGGGGAAATAGGGTCTCCTTGGCGTATTCCCCTAGAAGGCTTAATAGTACAACCTGGCTGCCCATCAACCAGAACAGAATATGTTACAAAAGTAACACATACCATCACCAATTTAATCCACCTTTCACCAAAGCCAAGCTTTCTCATTATGGCCTCCAAAAAGCCCCACTCAATTCTGTCATATGCTTTTGAAATGTCCAGCTTCAATGCCATGCTACCAACCCTTCTTTTTTGCCTTGTCTTCATGGTATGCAAAGCCTCATATGCCACCATTACATTATCAGTAATTAACCTCCCAGGGAGGAAGGCACtctgattttttgaaataatcTCTGGCAGCACTTTCTTTAACCTATTAGCTAGGACTTTTGGCACTAATTTATACAAGACATTGCACAGGCTTATAGGCCGAAAGTCACTAGCTACAACAGGTTTTTCAACTTTGGGAATTAAAGCAATATGAGTAAAATTAATAGACCCATGCAACTCAGCCTTTTCATTCAAAAAAGATAAAACAGCTAGACATACCTCCTCTCCAATAGTACTCCAGTAATTATGATGGAAGCATGCTCCAAAGCCATCTGGCCCAGGAGATTTCAAAGGGCCCATATCTTTAAGTGCTGCCACAACCTCTAGCTTGGTAAATTCTTTTTGCAACTCTTCATTCATGGAACGAGAAACTTTGCTCTCTACTCCCCACAAACCAGGAGCTATATCATCTGTTAAAGGATTGGAGGAACAAAACAGGTTACTATAGTACTGGAAGAACACCTCTTCAATTCCCTTCTGATCTTTCACACATCTTCTTTGATCATCTATAATTTCACTGATAcaattccttttccttctttgattgGCGCACTCATGAAAAAACTTGGTATTTTTGTCACCAAGCTTATACCATGATCTAttagccctttgtttccattttaaaTCCTCATTTTCAAAAAGTAGATCCAATTCCTTCTGCAATTTCCTCACTACAAAAACATTGTAAGGACTCTCATTTTCTTGCTCCATTTTCAGTTTCTCAGATAGGCTCAATATCTCC
The genomic region above belongs to Carya illinoinensis cultivar Pawnee chromosome 4, C.illinoinensisPawnee_v1, whole genome shotgun sequence and contains:
- the LOC122306365 gene encoding uncharacterized protein LOC122306365, whose translation is MCEREEESTIHALWGCPSASDVWAENNNPVHKWASSLVEFMELWKQLNYCLEEEKVGLVACTLRRIWLRRSAVIFEKKFEDPKALISAAQQNFADFREANSGSMSTQSNIIIARWKKPDALVCKSNWDAAIDATNKRVGIGIIVSDSEGEILACICLRMNNLLKPACAEAYALRRAMFFCLELGCSNAGFEGDSLVVVNATNSGGEVSIDYSVIIEDTRKMLGNNVKWSVKFTHRETNNVVPHWPN